A region from the Thermanaeromonas toyohensis ToBE genome encodes:
- the rplJ gene encoding 50S ribosomal protein L10, with the protein MSKQREAKALVVQEIKNKLGQSIVSILVDYRGLNVAEMTGLRRQLRAAGVEFKVVKNTLTRIASRELGLTELEPYLEGPTAIAFSSQDPVAPAKILSNMAKTNEHLKLKAGVLQGKVIGLDQIKALAELPPREELLGKVVGSLQAPLYGLVGVLSGPIRKLVYALEAIRKQREAAANT; encoded by the coding sequence TTGAGTAAACAGCGGGAAGCCAAAGCCCTGGTGGTACAAGAAATCAAAAATAAGTTAGGGCAGTCCATAGTTTCCATTCTAGTGGACTATCGCGGTCTCAATGTAGCTGAGATGACCGGATTGCGGCGGCAGCTTCGGGCCGCTGGAGTGGAATTTAAAGTAGTAAAAAACACCCTAACACGTATTGCTTCCCGGGAATTAGGGCTTACTGAGTTGGAGCCCTATCTGGAAGGCCCTACGGCCATAGCCTTTAGTTCCCAGGATCCAGTAGCTCCAGCTAAAATACTTTCCAATATGGCTAAAACAAATGAACACTTAAAGCTTAAAGCTGGAGTGCTACAGGGTAAAGTTATCGGCCTGGACCAGATTAAAGCCTTGGCTGAGCTTCCACCCCGGGAAGAGCTTCTGGGTAAAGTGGTGGGCTCCTTACAAGCCCCCTTGTATGGGTTGGTTGGTGTGCTATCTGGACCTATCCGGAAGCTAGTTTATGCCTTGGAGGCTATCCGTAAGCAGCGGGAGGCCGCGGCTAATACTTAA
- the rplL gene encoding 50S ribosomal protein L7/L12, with protein sequence MSKVAEIIEAVKGMTVLELAELVKALEEEFGVTAAAPVAMPVAPGAAPQVAEAPVEEQTEFDVILKSAGDKKINVIKVVRELTGLGLKEAKDLVDGAPKPVKEKVSKEEAERIKAKLEEAGATVEIK encoded by the coding sequence ATGAGCAAGGTAGCAGAGATAATCGAAGCCGTCAAAGGGATGACGGTTCTAGAGCTTGCCGAGTTAGTTAAAGCTTTGGAGGAGGAATTCGGTGTAACTGCCGCTGCTCCAGTAGCTATGCCGGTAGCACCGGGTGCTGCTCCGCAAGTTGCCGAGGCACCGGTTGAGGAGCAGACTGAATTTGATGTAATCCTTAAATCCGCTGGGGACAAAAAGATTAACGTTATCAAAGTAGTACGTGAGCTAACAGGGCTTGGTCTTAAAGAGGCCAAAGATTTAGTAGACGGGGCTCCCAAACCGGTGAAAGAGAAGGTCAGTAAGGAAGAAGCTGAGCGTATTAAAGCTAAGCTTGAAGAAGCAGGGGCTACAGTAGAGATAAAGTAG
- the rpmG gene encoding 50S ribosomal protein L33, whose product MRVGITLECTECKRRNYTTTKNKRNDPDRLELRKYCPYCGRHTVHKETK is encoded by the coding sequence TTGCGGGTTGGAATAACCCTAGAATGTACCGAGTGTAAGCGCCGTAACTATACCACAACCAAGAATAAACGCAACGATCCGGACCGGCTGGAACTAAGGAAATATTGTCCCTATTGCGGCAGGCATACAGTGCATAAAGAGACTAAATAA
- the rplA gene encoding 50S ribosomal protein L1: MPKHGKKYLEAKKLVDRGRLYEPAEAISLVKKTATAKFDETVEVALRLGVDPRHADQQVRGSVVLPHGTGKTRRVLVFAKGDKAKEAEEAGADIVGAEELVEKIQDGWLDFDVAIATPDMMGVVGKLGRILGPRGLMPNPKAGTVTMDVARAVKEVKAGKIEFRVDKAGIIHAPIGKVSFDEEKLRENFRALVEAVVKAKPPAAKGQYIKSISLSCTMGPGIKVNPVKALGRQ; this comes from the coding sequence ATGCCTAAGCACGGGAAGAAATACCTAGAAGCCAAGAAATTGGTGGATCGTGGGCGCTTATATGAGCCCGCGGAAGCCATAAGCCTGGTTAAAAAGACAGCCACGGCCAAGTTCGATGAGACTGTAGAGGTAGCGCTACGCTTAGGGGTTGACCCGCGCCATGCTGACCAGCAGGTACGAGGTAGCGTAGTGTTGCCCCATGGTACCGGTAAAACGAGGCGGGTTTTGGTTTTTGCTAAAGGCGATAAGGCCAAGGAGGCCGAGGAAGCAGGAGCCGATATAGTAGGAGCCGAAGAATTGGTGGAGAAGATCCAAGATGGCTGGCTGGACTTTGATGTGGCTATAGCCACGCCGGATATGATGGGAGTGGTGGGTAAACTGGGCAGGATTTTAGGCCCTAGGGGCTTGATGCCCAACCCCAAGGCTGGTACAGTGACCATGGATGTAGCCCGGGCGGTTAAAGAAGTCAAGGCCGGTAAAATTGAATTCCGGGTGGATAAGGCGGGTATTATCCACGCTCCCATCGGAAAGGTAAGCTTTGACGAGGAAAAGTTGCGGGAAAATTTCCGGGCCCTGGTAGAGGCCGTGGTAAAGGCTAAGCCGCCTGCTGCTAAGGGCCAGTATATAAAGAGCATAAGCTTGTCCTGCACCATGGGTCCAGGTATTAAGGTGAACCCGGTTAAAGCCCTGGGCCGCCAGTAG
- the secE gene encoding preprotein translocase subunit SecE, with product MATKSVAKPASEKARPGERLVKFFRGSWAELKRVHWPTRRELVVYTGVVLLTVFLVGILLWIIDSIYSFVFKLIL from the coding sequence ATGGCTACCAAGTCAGTGGCCAAGCCGGCCAGCGAGAAGGCCAGGCCGGGAGAAAGGTTAGTTAAGTTTTTTAGGGGTTCCTGGGCGGAGCTTAAGAGGGTCCACTGGCCTACCCGGCGCGAGCTTGTAGTCTACACAGGAGTTGTTCTTTTGACTGTTTTTCTAGTAGGCATTTTACTTTGGATTATAGATTCCATTTACAGCTTCGTGTTTAAACTTATTTTATAG
- the rplK gene encoding 50S ribosomal protein L11, producing MAKKVMAVVKLQVPAGKATPAPPVGPALGQHGVNIMAFVKEFNERTASQAGLIIPVEITIYEDRSFTFVTKTPPASVLLKKALGIETASGEPNRKKVGKVSRATIREIAELKMKDLNANDIEAAMRMIEGTARSMGIEVEG from the coding sequence ATGGCCAAGAAGGTTATGGCGGTGGTTAAACTGCAGGTTCCGGCCGGTAAGGCCACCCCGGCTCCCCCCGTTGGTCCAGCCCTCGGCCAGCACGGGGTTAATATAATGGCCTTTGTAAAGGAGTTTAACGAGCGGACAGCTTCCCAGGCGGGATTGATAATTCCTGTGGAAATTACTATCTATGAGGACCGCTCCTTTACCTTCGTTACTAAAACCCCGCCGGCGTCTGTCCTTTTAAAGAAGGCCCTGGGGATTGAAACGGCTTCCGGGGAACCTAACCGCAAAAAGGTGGGTAAGGTATCCCGGGCTACTATCCGGGAGATAGCTGAGCTCAAGATGAAGGATCTTAATGCTAACGATATTGAAGCGGCCATGCGTATGATCGAGGGTACGGCCCGCAGCATGGGTATAGAGGTAGAAGGATGA
- the nusG gene encoding transcription termination/antitermination protein NusG produces the protein MEKAWYVIHTYSGYENKVKANLEKRIESMNMGDKIFRIVVPMEDEIQVKDGKRKIVKRRIYPGYILVEMILTDASWYVVRNTPGVTGFVGAGNKPIPLREEEVKQILERTGLETPRPRIDVSVGENVRVTSGPFENFIGTVEEVYPEKGKLKVLVSMFGRETPIELEFTQIEKLD, from the coding sequence ATGGAAAAGGCCTGGTACGTTATCCACACCTATTCCGGTTACGAAAACAAAGTTAAAGCTAATTTGGAAAAGCGTATAGAATCCATGAACATGGGCGACAAGATCTTCCGTATCGTAGTCCCTATGGAAGATGAAATCCAGGTAAAGGACGGGAAGCGGAAGATCGTTAAACGCCGTATCTACCCGGGGTATATATTAGTGGAAATGATATTGACGGATGCTTCTTGGTACGTAGTCCGGAACACCCCAGGGGTTACGGGTTTTGTAGGCGCTGGTAACAAGCCCATCCCTTTACGGGAGGAAGAGGTAAAGCAGATCCTTGAACGTACAGGCCTGGAGACACCGCGGCCGCGTATAGATGTAAGCGTGGGGGAGAATGTTAGGGTTACTAGTGGGCCTTTTGAGAATTTTATTGGTACGGTAGAAGAGGTCTATCCCGAAAAAGGGAAGCTTAAAGTTCTGGTCTCCATGTTCGGCCGGGAGACACCTATAGAGTTAGAGTTTACCCAGATAGAGAAACTGGATTAA